In Salmo salar chromosome ssa15, Ssal_v3.1, whole genome shotgun sequence, one genomic interval encodes:
- the ccm2 gene encoding cerebral cavernous malformations protein 2 homolog isoform X1 yields MEEDVKKVKKPGIVSPFKRVFLKGEKGRDKKAQEKTTERRALHTFSLSLPDHRIDPDILLNDYVEKEVKYLGQLTSVPGYLNPSSRTEVLQLIDNARKSHQLAGQLTTEQDAVVSLSAYNVKLVWRDGEDIILRVPIHDIAAVSYIRDDSLHLVVLKTAQEAGVSPCPSTCPDLSKSQTLSSLSESGAVLVEVCCLLVLAVDNKAAAEELCLLLSQVFQIVYTESTIDFLDRAIFDGATTPTRHLSLYSDDSSSKVDLKESFEAEASTFSFQGSLEAGGDSPSPTSTPASPQTKTASEGELSTTATELLQDYMTTLRTKLSSQEIQQFATLLHEYRNGASVHEFCINLRQLYGDSRKFLLLGLRPFIPEKDSQHFENFLETIGVKDGRGIITDSFGRYRRTASSASDSTTNGNGAAGGDGAGSEEGLVPSEGDEWDRMISDISNDIEALGVSMDQEGVTP; encoded by the exons CCAGGTATTGTGTCTCCCTTCAAGCGCGTGTTTCTGAAGGGAGAAAAGGGTAGAGATAAAAAGGCTCAGGAGAAGACTACAGAACGCCGTGCCCTccacaccttctctctctccctccccgacCACCGCATCGACCCTGACATCCTGCTCAATGACTACGTAGAGAAGGAAGTCAAG TACTTGGGCCAGCTGACGTCAGTACCAGGGTACCTGAACCCCTCCAGTCGAACGGAGGTGTTACAGCTCATTGACAATGCCAGG AAGTCCCACCAGTTGGCGGGTCAGCTTACTACGGAGCAGGATGCAGTGGTCAGTCTGTCGGCCTATAATGTGAAGCTGGTGTGGCGGGATGGAGAGGATATCATACTGCGTGTTCCCATCCACGACATCGCTGCCGTGTCATACATACGAGACGACTCACTACACCTGGTGGTGCTCAAGACAG CCCAGGAGGCAGGTGTGTCCCCATGCCCCAGTACCTGTCCTGACCTGTCTAAGTCCCAGACCCTCAGCTCTCTGTCTGAGAGCGGGGCTGTACTGGTAGAGGTCTGCTGTCTGCTAGTGCTGGCTGTAGACAACAAg GCAGCAGCAGAGGAGCTGTGTCTCCTACTCAGCCAGGTGTTCCAGATAGTTTATACTGAGTCCACTATAGACTTCCTGGACAGAGCCATCTTTGACGGAGCCACTACCCCCAccagacacctctctctctacagtg ATGACTCTTCAAGCAAGGTGGACCTTAAGGAATCATTCGAAGCAGAGGCCAGCACCTT TTCTTTCCAGGGGTCTCTAGAGGCAGGGGGCGACTCTCCGTCCCCCACCTCCACCCCAGCCTCCCCTCAGACCAAGACAGCCAGCGAAGGAGAGCTGAGCACCACCGCCACAGAGCTGCTACAAGACTACATGACCACG TTGCGTACCAAGTTGTCGTCTCAGGAGATCCAGCAGTTTGCTACTCTTCTTCATGAGTACCGTAACGGAGCGTCCGTCCATGAGTTCTGTATAAACCTTCGCCAGCTCTACGGGGACAGCAGGAAGTTCCTCCTACTGG GTCTGAGGCCGTTCATCCCAGAGAAGGACAGCCAACACTTTGAGAACTTCCTGGAGACCATCGGTGTTAAGGACGGCCGTGGCATCATCACTGACAGCTTCGGACGCTACCGCCGCACCGCCAGCTCCGCCTCGGACTCAACCACCAATGGGAACGGGGCGGCGGGAGGGGACGGGGCTGGGTCTGAGGAGGGGCTGGTGCCCTCCGAAGGAGACGAGTGGGACCGCATGATCTCTGATATCAGTAATGATATAGAGGCTCTGGGCGTTAGTATGGACCAAGAAGGGGTCACACCCTAG
- the ccm2 gene encoding cerebral cavernous malformations protein 2 homolog isoform X2, with protein MSASDLGKPGIVSPFKRVFLKGEKGRDKKAQEKTTERRALHTFSLSLPDHRIDPDILLNDYVEKEVKYLGQLTSVPGYLNPSSRTEVLQLIDNARKSHQLAGQLTTEQDAVVSLSAYNVKLVWRDGEDIILRVPIHDIAAVSYIRDDSLHLVVLKTAQEAGVSPCPSTCPDLSKSQTLSSLSESGAVLVEVCCLLVLAVDNKAAAEELCLLLSQVFQIVYTESTIDFLDRAIFDGATTPTRHLSLYSDDSSSKVDLKESFEAEASTFSFQGSLEAGGDSPSPTSTPASPQTKTASEGELSTTATELLQDYMTTLRTKLSSQEIQQFATLLHEYRNGASVHEFCINLRQLYGDSRKFLLLGLRPFIPEKDSQHFENFLETIGVKDGRGIITDSFGRYRRTASSASDSTTNGNGAAGGDGAGSEEGLVPSEGDEWDRMISDISNDIEALGVSMDQEGVTP; from the exons ATGTCTGCGTCCGACCTGGGAAAA CCAGGTATTGTGTCTCCCTTCAAGCGCGTGTTTCTGAAGGGAGAAAAGGGTAGAGATAAAAAGGCTCAGGAGAAGACTACAGAACGCCGTGCCCTccacaccttctctctctccctccccgacCACCGCATCGACCCTGACATCCTGCTCAATGACTACGTAGAGAAGGAAGTCAAG TACTTGGGCCAGCTGACGTCAGTACCAGGGTACCTGAACCCCTCCAGTCGAACGGAGGTGTTACAGCTCATTGACAATGCCAGG AAGTCCCACCAGTTGGCGGGTCAGCTTACTACGGAGCAGGATGCAGTGGTCAGTCTGTCGGCCTATAATGTGAAGCTGGTGTGGCGGGATGGAGAGGATATCATACTGCGTGTTCCCATCCACGACATCGCTGCCGTGTCATACATACGAGACGACTCACTACACCTGGTGGTGCTCAAGACAG CCCAGGAGGCAGGTGTGTCCCCATGCCCCAGTACCTGTCCTGACCTGTCTAAGTCCCAGACCCTCAGCTCTCTGTCTGAGAGCGGGGCTGTACTGGTAGAGGTCTGCTGTCTGCTAGTGCTGGCTGTAGACAACAAg GCAGCAGCAGAGGAGCTGTGTCTCCTACTCAGCCAGGTGTTCCAGATAGTTTATACTGAGTCCACTATAGACTTCCTGGACAGAGCCATCTTTGACGGAGCCACTACCCCCAccagacacctctctctctacagtg ATGACTCTTCAAGCAAGGTGGACCTTAAGGAATCATTCGAAGCAGAGGCCAGCACCTT TTCTTTCCAGGGGTCTCTAGAGGCAGGGGGCGACTCTCCGTCCCCCACCTCCACCCCAGCCTCCCCTCAGACCAAGACAGCCAGCGAAGGAGAGCTGAGCACCACCGCCACAGAGCTGCTACAAGACTACATGACCACG TTGCGTACCAAGTTGTCGTCTCAGGAGATCCAGCAGTTTGCTACTCTTCTTCATGAGTACCGTAACGGAGCGTCCGTCCATGAGTTCTGTATAAACCTTCGCCAGCTCTACGGGGACAGCAGGAAGTTCCTCCTACTGG GTCTGAGGCCGTTCATCCCAGAGAAGGACAGCCAACACTTTGAGAACTTCCTGGAGACCATCGGTGTTAAGGACGGCCGTGGCATCATCACTGACAGCTTCGGACGCTACCGCCGCACCGCCAGCTCCGCCTCGGACTCAACCACCAATGGGAACGGGGCGGCGGGAGGGGACGGGGCTGGGTCTGAGGAGGGGCTGGTGCCCTCCGAAGGAGACGAGTGGGACCGCATGATCTCTGATATCAGTAATGATATAGAGGCTCTGGGCGTTAGTATGGACCAAGAAGGGGTCACACCCTAG
- the ccm2 gene encoding cerebral cavernous malformations protein 2 homolog isoform X3, whose amino-acid sequence METEPGIVSPFKRVFLKGEKGRDKKAQEKTTERRALHTFSLSLPDHRIDPDILLNDYVEKEVKYLGQLTSVPGYLNPSSRTEVLQLIDNARKSHQLAGQLTTEQDAVVSLSAYNVKLVWRDGEDIILRVPIHDIAAVSYIRDDSLHLVVLKTAQEAGVSPCPSTCPDLSKSQTLSSLSESGAVLVEVCCLLVLAVDNKAAAEELCLLLSQVFQIVYTESTIDFLDRAIFDGATTPTRHLSLYSDDSSSKVDLKESFEAEASTFSFQGSLEAGGDSPSPTSTPASPQTKTASEGELSTTATELLQDYMTTLRTKLSSQEIQQFATLLHEYRNGASVHEFCINLRQLYGDSRKFLLLGLRPFIPEKDSQHFENFLETIGVKDGRGIITDSFGRYRRTASSASDSTTNGNGAAGGDGAGSEEGLVPSEGDEWDRMISDISNDIEALGVSMDQEGVTP is encoded by the exons ATGGAGACTGAG CCAGGTATTGTGTCTCCCTTCAAGCGCGTGTTTCTGAAGGGAGAAAAGGGTAGAGATAAAAAGGCTCAGGAGAAGACTACAGAACGCCGTGCCCTccacaccttctctctctccctccccgacCACCGCATCGACCCTGACATCCTGCTCAATGACTACGTAGAGAAGGAAGTCAAG TACTTGGGCCAGCTGACGTCAGTACCAGGGTACCTGAACCCCTCCAGTCGAACGGAGGTGTTACAGCTCATTGACAATGCCAGG AAGTCCCACCAGTTGGCGGGTCAGCTTACTACGGAGCAGGATGCAGTGGTCAGTCTGTCGGCCTATAATGTGAAGCTGGTGTGGCGGGATGGAGAGGATATCATACTGCGTGTTCCCATCCACGACATCGCTGCCGTGTCATACATACGAGACGACTCACTACACCTGGTGGTGCTCAAGACAG CCCAGGAGGCAGGTGTGTCCCCATGCCCCAGTACCTGTCCTGACCTGTCTAAGTCCCAGACCCTCAGCTCTCTGTCTGAGAGCGGGGCTGTACTGGTAGAGGTCTGCTGTCTGCTAGTGCTGGCTGTAGACAACAAg GCAGCAGCAGAGGAGCTGTGTCTCCTACTCAGCCAGGTGTTCCAGATAGTTTATACTGAGTCCACTATAGACTTCCTGGACAGAGCCATCTTTGACGGAGCCACTACCCCCAccagacacctctctctctacagtg ATGACTCTTCAAGCAAGGTGGACCTTAAGGAATCATTCGAAGCAGAGGCCAGCACCTT TTCTTTCCAGGGGTCTCTAGAGGCAGGGGGCGACTCTCCGTCCCCCACCTCCACCCCAGCCTCCCCTCAGACCAAGACAGCCAGCGAAGGAGAGCTGAGCACCACCGCCACAGAGCTGCTACAAGACTACATGACCACG TTGCGTACCAAGTTGTCGTCTCAGGAGATCCAGCAGTTTGCTACTCTTCTTCATGAGTACCGTAACGGAGCGTCCGTCCATGAGTTCTGTATAAACCTTCGCCAGCTCTACGGGGACAGCAGGAAGTTCCTCCTACTGG GTCTGAGGCCGTTCATCCCAGAGAAGGACAGCCAACACTTTGAGAACTTCCTGGAGACCATCGGTGTTAAGGACGGCCGTGGCATCATCACTGACAGCTTCGGACGCTACCGCCGCACCGCCAGCTCCGCCTCGGACTCAACCACCAATGGGAACGGGGCGGCGGGAGGGGACGGGGCTGGGTCTGAGGAGGGGCTGGTGCCCTCCGAAGGAGACGAGTGGGACCGCATGATCTCTGATATCAGTAATGATATAGAGGCTCTGGGCGTTAGTATGGACCAAGAAGGGGTCACACCCTAG